In a genomic window of Homo sapiens chromosome 22, GRCh38.p14 Primary Assembly:
- the ZNF280A gene encoding zinc finger protein 280A: protein MGDIFLCKKVESPKKNLRESKQREEDDEDPDLIYVGVEHVHRDAEVLFVGMISNSKPVVSNILNRVTPGSNSRRKKGHFRQYPAHVSQPANHVTSMAKAIMPVSLSEGRSTDSPVTMKSSSEPGYKMSSPQVVSPSSSDSLPPGTQCLVGAMVSGGGRNESSPDSKRLSTSDINSRDSKRVKLRDGIPGVPSLAVVPSDMSSTISTNTPSQGICNSSNHVQNGVTFPWPDANGKAHFNLTDPERASESALAMTDISSLASQNKTFDPKKENPIVLLSDFYYGQHKGDGQPEQKTHTTFKCLSCVKVLKNIKFMNHMKHHLEFEKQRNDSWEDHTTCQHCHRQFPTPFQLQCHIDSVHIAMGPSAVCKICELSFETDQVLLQHMKDHHKPGEMPYVCQVCHYRSSVFADVETHFRTCHENTKNLLCLFCLKLFKTAIPYMNHCWRHSRRRVLQCSKCRLQFLTLKEEIEHKTKDHQTFKKPEQLQGLPSETKVIIQTSVQPGSSGMASVIVSNTDPQSSPVKTKKKTAMNTRDSRLPCSKDSS from the coding sequence atggGAGATATCTTTTTGTGTAAGAAAGTGGAATCACCAAAGAAGAATTTGAGAGAATCCAAACAAAGGGAGGAGGATGATGAAGATCCAGATCTGATCTATGTTGGGGTGGAGCATGTACATAGAGATGCTGAAGTTCTCTTTGTCGGGATGATTTCAAATTCAAAACCAGTCGTTTCAAACATTTTGAACAGAGTCACCCCAGGCTCaaattcaagaagaaagaaaggccaCTTCCGTCAATATCCTGCTCACGTGTCGCAGCCTGCAAATCATGTGACCTCTATGGCAAAAGCCATCATGCCGGTTTCTCTGTCTGAGGGGCGATCGACAGATAGTCCTGTCACTATGAAGTCTTCATCTGAACCTGGTTATAAAATGAGCTCACCACAAGTTGTTTCTCCCAGTTCCTCAGACTCGCTCCCCCCAGGGACTCAGTGTCTAGTTGGAGCTATGGTCTCTGGAGGAGGCAGAAATGAGAGTTCTCCTGATTCAAAGCGACTTTCCACTTCAGATATAAACAGCAGAGATTCCAAAAGGGTTAAACTCAGGGATGGAATCCCAGGGGTACCTTCTTTAGCTGTGGTCCCTTCAGATATGTCTTCTACAATAAGCACAAATACACCCTCACAGGGGATCTGCAACTCATCAAACCATGTTCAGAATGGAGTAACATTTCCTTGGCCTGATGCTAATGGAAAGGCACATTTCAATCTTACAGATCCAGAGAGAGCAAGTGAGTCTGCCCTGGCAATGACAGACATTTCAAGTCTAGCAAGTCAAAACAAGACCTTTGATCCCAAGAAAGAAAATCCCATCGTGTTACTTAGCGACTTTTACTATGGACAGCATAAAGGAGATGGGCAGCCGGAACAGAAGACTCACACCACCTTTAAATGCCTCAGCTGCGTGAAAgttctaaaaaatattaagtttatGAATCACATGAAGCATCATTTGGAATTTGAGAAGCAGAGGAACGACAGCTGGGAAGACCACACCACCTGCCAGCACTGCCACCGGCAGTTTCCCACTCCCTTCCAGCTACAGTGTCACATTGATAGTGTACACATCGCCATGGGGCCCTCTGCTGTCTGTAAAATCTGTGAATTGTCATTTGAAACAGATCAGGTCCTCTTACAACACATGAAGGACCATCATAAGCCTGGCGAAATGCCTTATGTGTGCCAGGTTTGCCATTACAGATCGTCGGTCTTTGCTGATGTGGAAACACATTTTAGAACGTGCCATGAAAACACAAAGAATTTGCTTTGTCTGTTTTGTCTCAAACTTTTCAAAACTGCAATACCATACATGAATCATTGTTGGAGGCACAGCAGAAGGAGGGTCCTTCAGTGTTCCAAGTGCCGGCTACAGTTTTTGACGTTGAAGGAGGAAATAGAGCACAAAACCAAGGaccatcaaacatttaaaaagccgGAGCAACTGCAAGGGTTGCCTAGTGAAACAAAAGTTATTATTCAAACTTCAGTTCAGCCAGGATCAAGTGGTATGGCTTCCGTTATTGTTAGCAACACTGACCCTCAGTCTTCTCctgtaaaaactaaaaagaagacgGCTATGAACACTAGAGATTCCAGACTCCCTTGCAGCAAGGATTCTAGCTGA